A single Anabas testudineus chromosome 10, fAnaTes1.2, whole genome shotgun sequence DNA region contains:
- the rab28 gene encoding ras-related protein Rab-28 isoform X1 codes for MSDSEEDSQDKQLKIVVIGDGASGKTSLATRFAQEAFGKQYKQTIGLDFFLKRISLPGNCNVTLQVWDIGGQTLGGKMLDKYVYGAHGVLLVYDITNYQSFENLEDWFSMVKKANEESDIQPVVFLVGNKIDLEHMRTVKADKHQRFCQENGLVSQFASAKTGDSVYLCFQRVAAEILGVKLNKAEIEQSQRVVKADIANYIQDTGARTVNPPRSSMCMVQ; via the exons ATGTCGGACTCGGAGGAGGACAGCCAGGACAAGCAGCTTAAAATTGTGGTGATTGGAGACGGTGCGAGTGGGAAG acATCACTCGCCACCAGGTTTGCACAGGAGGCCTTTGGCAAGCAGTACAAACAAACCATTGGCCTGGATTTCTTTCTGAAGAGAATAAGCCTTCCAG GCAACTGTAATGTGACCCTGCAGGTGTGGGACATTGGCGGCCAAACCTTAGGAGGAAAAATGCTGGATAAATATGTATATGGAGCTCAT GGGGTTCTCCTGGTGTATGATATCACCAACTACCAGAGCTTTGAGAACCTGGAGGATTGGTTCAGCATGGTGAAGAAGGCCAATGAGGAATCAGACATCCAGCCTGTTGTCTTCCTGGTTGGGAACAAAA TCGACCTGGAGCACATGAGGACAGTGAAGGCTGACAAACATCAGCGCTTTTGCCAAGAGAACGGCCTCGTCAGTCAGTTTGCATCAGCCAAGACAGGGGACTCG gTGTACCTTTGTTTCCAGAGAGTGGCTGCTGAGATTCTTGGTGTTAAactaaacaaagcagaaatagAGCAGTCCCAG CGAGTGGTGAAGGCAGACATTGCGAACTACATTCAGGACACCGGGGCCAGGACAGTCAACCCCCCTCGCAGCTCTATGTGCATGGTGCAGTGA
- the rab28 gene encoding ras-related protein Rab-28 isoform X2: MSDSEEDSQDKQLKIVVIGDGASGKTSLATRFAQEAFGKQYKQTIGLDFFLKRISLPGNCNVTLQVWDIGGQTLGGKMLDKYVYGAHGVLLVYDITNYQSFENLEDWFSMVKKANEESDIQPVVFLVGNKIDLEHMRTVKADKHQRFCQENGLVSQFASAKTGDSVYLCFQRVAAEILGVKLNKAEIEQSQRIVKAELVDYPQDEGPIRQENNQQSKICSVQ; the protein is encoded by the exons ATGTCGGACTCGGAGGAGGACAGCCAGGACAAGCAGCTTAAAATTGTGGTGATTGGAGACGGTGCGAGTGGGAAG acATCACTCGCCACCAGGTTTGCACAGGAGGCCTTTGGCAAGCAGTACAAACAAACCATTGGCCTGGATTTCTTTCTGAAGAGAATAAGCCTTCCAG GCAACTGTAATGTGACCCTGCAGGTGTGGGACATTGGCGGCCAAACCTTAGGAGGAAAAATGCTGGATAAATATGTATATGGAGCTCAT GGGGTTCTCCTGGTGTATGATATCACCAACTACCAGAGCTTTGAGAACCTGGAGGATTGGTTCAGCATGGTGAAGAAGGCCAATGAGGAATCAGACATCCAGCCTGTTGTCTTCCTGGTTGGGAACAAAA TCGACCTGGAGCACATGAGGACAGTGAAGGCTGACAAACATCAGCGCTTTTGCCAAGAGAACGGCCTCGTCAGTCAGTTTGCATCAGCCAAGACAGGGGACTCG gTGTACCTTTGTTTCCAGAGAGTGGCTGCTGAGATTCTTGGTGTTAAactaaacaaagcagaaatagAGCAGTCCCAG AGGATCGTGAAGGCAGAGCTGGTGGACTACCCACAGGATGAAGGCCCAATTAGACAAGAGAACAATCAGCAAAGCAAAATATGTTCTGTTCAGTAG